The sequence CAATAAATGTGTAGGGCAAGAACCAGCCTGGGCTAGCTTGCTGGTCAGTTAGGGTTAAGATTTATCATGAAACGTTCACGTTCAGGCTCGTGGGCTAGGAGGGCTAACAATCGTCAACTCAGACCTGCCAGGCACTCTGTTTTAACTCTGGTCAGTGGTCAGCTAACCTTTCGAGGTTGTGaaggtttgttttttaagtttgaagAGATAAATAATTAGTAAATGATTCACTCAACATATGGATGGTTTGTGATTTGGGCTGGAAAGGGGTGTGCATTATATTCAAACTTGACAAATTGGAAAACCTTAAAGAAGTCCTAACCTATAAGGATAATATCGATTAGGCCcctaatctaatttttttatttttttacttttatggttaggtttttttcttttaattttactattcaacaacctatttttttgtttaatcttattatatttgaaattaaattgtataatttaattattttttttataaggttatcatcaTTTTATAATCTAAATCACATAATTAATATGTATAATGTAGCATGgactaatatattatatttccCTCTTAAACACTCAATGAGTGTGGTAGCTTTTCTTTATTGAGTAATTttcaaaaatgtatttttttaatatatattaaaaaaaatatttttttattttagtatattaaaaccattataaaaacactaaaaaaatattaatttaatataattttagggcaaacacatttttaaaatgcattcaaacacaataataaacaaCCACCACAAATATATGGTTCAGAAGGATTTGATTTAActgttaataattgttttttaaagtattttttatttaaaaatatataaaaatagtttttttatttattttttataatttatttttaatataacaagtaaaaacaattcaaaaataaaaaaagtattaatttaaaacagaaatcaaatcaaatttttcaatAGCGCGTGTTCCCGAAAAACAAACACTACCGATATATAGCTGTGAAAGGAGAGATGAATGGAAGTGTAGAATGTGAACTTGTGAAGGCTGCAATGGCACCGACACCAATAAGCATGAGGGAATGTGAAGACATAAATAGAGTGATGCTGTCTAACATCCCATCTACCTCATGACAGCGCCCATCAATGTAAATGCAGCTTTTAATGCAGAGGACACATGATCACACCCTTTTCTCTCTTGAAATGTATCAACGTCAAGCAAGACACGAGCAACAGTGATGAGTGATTCTGTCTGCAATTTGCCTAAAAAACACTGAAAGAAAATCCTCATGGAGACAGACCCTGTACCTTTTTCTGCAAGACCTCGTTTGTGTAGTTTTCTGGTTCTTGGTCTCTTAtatgctgttgctgttgctgttgcttcCCCTGCTTCTGCTAGTctctttttcaacttttatGGAGCTTCATGCCCAACTGCTGAACTGATTGTTTCAAACACAGTTAGATCAGCTTCCTCTTCAGACCCTACCATCCCGGGGAAGCTGCTTCGTTTGGTTTTCCATGACTGCTTTGTGGAGGTGAGTCTTTTTCACTTGCTGTGTGTTTTGTGTTAGCTTAATGAGTGCCGGAAAGCAACATTTTCCACCCGGCATTTCACTAATTTCTTCCTTCATGGGGAAGAATACATGATTGAATTTAGGCTACAAGCTCTTTTTCACCAgttgtttaattgaaaaacgACTTCAGAATCATGGCCATCTAATTAAGTGTTCCTCATTACTTTAATCAAAATCCTTACAGGCATTCTGCAACatgattttgatgaataaaCAGTTCTTGACTTCTTGATGAttgaagggggaaaaaaaaacttgagcttTTATGAAGTATAAACTGTCATGTGTCACTTCTTTTAAATCATCAAGGGCTTCTTCGTAGACTCTGCTTGAGTTGTTTTACAACAGGTCATGGATGATTAGCTGTAATTGGCAACACCATTTGAGGCACTTGGCCGAAGCAACACCAAGAATTCTCTGTTTCTGAAATCATATTCTTATACTACGGAATTGGTGGCTACtctttaattatagatagttgtCATGGTTACAGGGCTGCGATGCATCTGTGCTGCTGCAAGGAAATGGGACGGAGCGAAGTGATCCAGGGAACAGGTCTCTAGGAGGGTTTCAAGTTATTGATTCAGCTAAAAGAATGCTTGAAATCTTCTGTCCAGGAACTGTTTCTTGTGCTGATGTTGTTGCTTTGGCTGCTAGAGATGCTGTCGCCATTGTAATATCTCTCACTGTTACTTTTGTTCCTTGTTGAATTCTATGCTTCTTTTGATCTGTTATTCATTTATGAAGTACATGAACACAGACTGGTGGACCTCAGCTTCAGATTCCAACTGGTCGGAGAGATGGGAGGGTATCTGCAGCTGCAAATGTGAGACCTAATATTATAGACACGACTTTTACAATAAATGAGATGATTAACATCTTCACTGCTAAAGGATTATCTCTTGAAGACCTTGTTGTGCTATCAGGTATGTGATAATTAGTCCAAAACCTCATTCCAAGATTCTCTTACAACACCGAGCAAATCACCAGAATAAACTAAACTTTCGATCGGTGATAAATGGTTTATTTACCAGGCTTGATGCTTTTGATTTGCAGGAGCTCACACTATAGGATCAGCTCATTGCAGCGCGTTCAGTGATCGGTTCCAAGAGGACTCCAAGGGGAAGCTCACCCTCATCGACACATCTATAGACAGGAATTATGCAAATGAACTAATGCAAAGATGTCCAGTGGATGCAAGCGCTTCATTAACAGTTGTTAATGATCCTGAAACATCCTCGTCATTTGACAATCAGTACTACCGAAACCTAGTGGCCCACAAGGGCCTCTTCCAATCAGATTCAGTTCTTTTAGATGACAGAAGAACAAGGAATCTAGTAGAGGATTTTGCAAATGATCAAGAGAAGTTTTTCCAGAGTTGGAGCCAGTCATTTTTGAAGCTTACAAGCATTGGAGTAAAAACAGGTGAGGAAGGGGAAATCCGCCAATCTTGTTCAATGGCTAGTGGATGAAGAACTTTGAATGAGTTGGTTTTTACGGCAAGCTCCATGGCAGCCCTCTCATTGTTATGAGGAACAGGAAAGAAATCCAGATTCTGCTCTCAAAACAAGATAGTGCTTCCAAATTTTTGCCAAATAGAGGCATCAAAGCACCTAGCAAGCAACAATGGCTTATAACTACAACCCTTCTGCATTTGTTCATAAATGTAGTCATTTGGTTAGGATATGAGGTTGTTTGTGCACTCATTTTTCAATCTTGTTTCTTTAGTTTGATAGGAGCTGTCATGGGCATGGCTGATTTTGTGTACGGAACTTCATCTGTTTCTATTTTCTTCGAATAATATATGGTGAGGTAAGGATATACGGTAGGCAGAAAATAACTCACCTTCGTAGAATCAGATGtccttagctttttttttttttatttggattaagAAACCtcatttttccct is a genomic window of Populus alba chromosome 18, ASM523922v2, whole genome shotgun sequence containing:
- the LOC118051154 gene encoding peroxidase 46, which produces METDPVPFSARPRLCSFLVLGLLYAVAVAVASPASASLFFNFYGASCPTAELIVSNTVRSASSSDPTIPGKLLRLVFHDCFVEGCDASVLLQGNGTERSDPGNRSLGGFQVIDSAKRMLEIFCPGTVSCADVVALAARDAVAITGGPQLQIPTGRRDGRVSAAANVRPNIIDTTFTINEMINIFTAKGLSLEDLVVLSGAHTIGSAHCSAFSDRFQEDSKGKLTLIDTSIDRNYANELMQRCPVDASASLTVVNDPETSSSFDNQYYRNLVAHKGLFQSDSVLLDDRRTRNLVEDFANDQEKFFQSWSQSFLKLTSIGVKTGEEGEIRQSCSMASG